The Quadrisphaera sp. RL12-1S genome has a segment encoding these proteins:
- a CDS encoding APH(3') family aminoglycoside O-phosphotransferase, with product MGEWEPVTAGKSGARVWRGRGVHRKQDAPERLAAESARLTWLGAQGLPCPQVVSLGESGLVTTTVPGRPATHLDPAARPRATASLAEVLRALHALPVTSCPFDARLRTTTTAARRRAADGLVDLADLDPEHRGWSAAQLLTALDASLPSQEELAVCHGDPGLPNILFDDTGEVTGLLDVERLGVADRCRDLAIAHRSTRDRLGGAAAEELLAHCGASARDRGLLPFYRLLDEFF from the coding sequence GTGGGCGAGTGGGAGCCGGTGACCGCCGGGAAGTCGGGCGCGCGGGTGTGGCGCGGCCGCGGCGTGCACCGCAAGCAGGACGCCCCCGAGCGGCTGGCGGCCGAGTCCGCCCGCCTGACCTGGCTGGGCGCGCAGGGGTTGCCGTGCCCGCAGGTCGTCTCCCTGGGCGAGTCCGGCCTGGTCACCACCACCGTTCCCGGCCGCCCCGCCACCCACCTCGACCCCGCCGCGCGGCCGCGCGCCACCGCCTCCCTCGCCGAGGTGCTGCGGGCCCTCCACGCGCTCCCCGTGACCAGCTGCCCCTTCGACGCCCGCCTGAGGACGACGACGACGGCCGCGCGGCGGCGAGCAGCCGACGGCCTGGTGGACCTGGCTGACCTCGACCCCGAGCACCGGGGCTGGTCGGCGGCGCAGCTGCTCACCGCGCTCGACGCGAGCCTGCCGTCGCAGGAGGAGCTGGCAGTCTGCCACGGAGACCCCGGCCTGCCGAACATCCTGTTCGACGACACCGGGGAGGTGACGGGCCTGCTCGACGTCGAGCGGCTCGGCGTGGCCGACCGGTGCCGCGACCTGGCGATCGCGCACCGGAGCACCCGCGACCGGCTCGGCGGGGCCGCCGCCGAGGAGCTGCTGGCGCACTGCGGTGCGAGCGCGCGCGATCGCGGCCTCCTGCCCTTCTACCGCCTGCTGGACGAGTTCTTCTGA
- a CDS encoding L,D-transpeptidase: protein MDVAAEQRRARSGDVGGASGATRRVFLLALAGGVAGAGGLLAGCGPSPAAGSAAAGASAPAPSSSSAPPVRVSLAVDGVDAAAAGDVTSTRPVVRPTVSGGALQSVVVTAADGTQVAGASAADGAWSPAEALDRGASYTAVATAAGAGEGAGGQPVSARLSFTVAGADQVAGVKMMPLDGEVVGVGMPVALIFAVPVPVADRAGVTGAVSVSTKAPDGSAVEGAWRWVTDSEVHWRPRVYWPAGTAVSVKAPMTQVRVGGRWGSSDRAADFSVGDAHVSTADTDSHQMTVRVNGAVARVIPISAGREDADPAFVTRSGVHLVLEKHADFLMDGRTVGQDYATQVKWATRIANSGEFVHGAPWSVAAQGHRNVSHGCLNVSDANAKWFFDLSRRGDVVEVTGTDRAMELTNGLGDWVLSWEQWTAPQT, encoded by the coding sequence GTGGACGTGGCCGCTGAGCAGCGCAGAGCGCGGTCCGGTGACGTCGGGGGTGCCAGCGGTGCCACCCGCCGGGTGTTCCTGCTCGCGCTCGCCGGTGGGGTCGCGGGCGCAGGGGGGCTCCTGGCCGGGTGCGGTCCGTCGCCTGCTGCGGGTTCCGCGGCAGCGGGAGCTTCGGCGCCGGCGCCGTCGTCGTCCTCAGCCCCGCCGGTGCGGGTGTCCCTCGCCGTGGACGGGGTCGACGCCGCCGCAGCCGGCGACGTGACCTCGACGCGGCCGGTGGTGCGCCCCACGGTGAGCGGCGGTGCGCTGCAGTCGGTGGTGGTCACCGCCGCCGACGGCACGCAGGTCGCGGGTGCCTCGGCCGCTGACGGCGCGTGGTCTCCGGCGGAGGCGCTGGACAGGGGCGCCTCCTACACGGCGGTCGCCACGGCGGCGGGTGCCGGCGAGGGGGCCGGCGGCCAGCCGGTGTCGGCGCGGTTGTCGTTCACGGTGGCCGGGGCCGACCAGGTGGCGGGGGTGAAGATGATGCCGCTGGACGGTGAGGTGGTGGGTGTCGGGATGCCGGTGGCGCTGATCTTCGCGGTGCCGGTGCCGGTGGCTGACCGTGCGGGGGTGACCGGCGCGGTGTCCGTGAGCACGAAGGCCCCTGACGGGTCGGCGGTGGAGGGTGCGTGGCGGTGGGTGACGGACTCGGAGGTGCACTGGCGTCCGCGGGTGTACTGGCCGGCGGGGACGGCGGTGTCGGTGAAGGCGCCGATGACGCAGGTGCGGGTGGGGGGTCGGTGGGGGTCCTCGGACCGGGCGGCGGACTTCTCGGTGGGGGATGCGCACGTCTCGACCGCTGATACGGATTCCCACCAGATGACGGTGCGGGTCAACGGGGCGGTGGCGCGGGTGATCCCGATCTCGGCGGGTCGGGAGGATGCGGATCCGGCGTTCGTGACGCGTTCTGGGGTGCACCTGGTGCTGGAGAAGCACGCGGACTTCTTGATGGACGGGCGCACGGTGGGGCAGGACTACGCGACGCAGGTGAAGTGGGCCACGCGGATCGCGAACTCGGGGGAGTTCGTGCACGGGGCGCCGTGGTCGGTGGCTGCGCAGGGGCACCGCAACGTCTCGCACGGGTGTCTGAACGTCTCGGATGCGAATGCGAAGTGGTTCTTCGACCTGTCTCGGCGGGGGGATGTGGTGGAGGTGACGGGGACGGATCGTGCGATGGAGCTGACGAACGGGTTGGGGGACTGGGTGTTGAGCTGGGAGCAGTGGACCGCGCCCCAGACCTGA
- a CDS encoding SDR family NAD(P)-dependent oxidoreductase translates to MTTAVIIGAGPGLGAAAARRFGAEGFAVALVSRTQANVDALADQLRARGVDARGYAASVRDLGSLREALRRAAEDLGPAEVVQYSPIPQPEFLRPVLETGADDLRAAVEFSILGPQAVVSEVLPGMRRAGRGTLLFVNGGSGARPNPAVAGTSVAFAGESAYARMLHTALADDGVHVGQLIIPGGIEVGHPTHDPDVLAGHLWRMHAERDGFRVFAEPMPDLP, encoded by the coding sequence ATGACCACCGCCGTCATCATCGGAGCAGGTCCGGGCCTGGGCGCCGCAGCAGCCCGCAGGTTCGGCGCTGAGGGCTTCGCCGTCGCCCTGGTCTCCCGCACCCAGGCGAACGTCGACGCGCTGGCCGACCAGCTGCGCGCCCGCGGCGTCGACGCCCGCGGCTACGCCGCGAGCGTGCGCGACCTCGGGTCGCTGCGCGAGGCGCTGCGCCGCGCCGCCGAGGACCTCGGGCCCGCGGAGGTGGTGCAGTACAGCCCCATCCCGCAGCCGGAGTTCCTGCGGCCGGTGCTCGAGACGGGCGCGGACGACCTGCGCGCCGCCGTCGAGTTCTCCATCCTCGGTCCGCAGGCGGTGGTGAGCGAGGTGCTGCCGGGCATGCGGCGGGCGGGCCGCGGGACGCTGCTGTTCGTCAACGGCGGCAGCGGCGCCCGCCCCAACCCCGCGGTGGCGGGCACGTCGGTGGCGTTCGCCGGGGAGAGCGCGTACGCGCGGATGCTGCACACGGCCCTCGCCGACGACGGTGTGCACGTCGGGCAGCTGATCATCCCCGGGGGCATCGAGGTGGGGCACCCCACGCACGACCCGGACGTCCTCGCCGGGCACCTGTGGCGGATGCACGCCGAGCGTGACGGGTTCCGCGTCTTCGCCGAGCCAATGCCTGACCTCCCCTGA
- a CDS encoding MFS transporter has translation MGGRGAAVGGVDGRFARLWASSSASALGTGLVLIAAPLLVATYSSDPLVVSSAFAVAWLPWLLFALPGGVLVDRVDRRRLLVVLDAVRAAALVALGAVVVAGAGGVALLYGVLFTVNACEVVSRIAGSTLVPDVVGEMSLERANGWLYGSATLMNGVLAGPLAGALFAVAAGAPFLVAAVAMVAGAALLAVLPGRYPAPARPRPEGGPGRLQVALGEVGEAFGWLARQRMLRTMALLIGLLNLTYYAALALLVLVAQQRLGLGPVGYGVLLGCMAVGGLAGAAAGDRIIAWATPTWTIRIGLLVEACLHLVLAASTSAVLVGVVLVVFGVHGSLWGIVATSLRQRLTPPEMLGRVGSATLFVSAGGNFLGALLGGALASAAGLTAPYWVGFGLALAVSASTWHVFSRASVAQAYAPGRSA, from the coding sequence GTGGGGGGACGCGGCGCGGCGGTGGGCGGCGTCGACGGGCGGTTCGCGCGGCTGTGGGCCTCCTCCTCGGCCTCCGCGCTGGGCACCGGGCTGGTGCTCATCGCCGCCCCGCTGCTGGTGGCCACGTACTCGAGCGACCCGCTGGTGGTCTCGTCGGCGTTCGCCGTCGCGTGGCTCCCGTGGCTGCTGTTCGCGCTGCCCGGCGGCGTGCTGGTGGACCGGGTGGACCGCCGGCGCCTGCTGGTGGTGCTCGACGCCGTGCGCGCCGCGGCGCTGGTGGCCCTGGGCGCCGTCGTCGTCGCCGGGGCCGGGGGAGTGGCGCTGCTGTACGGGGTGCTCTTCACCGTGAACGCCTGCGAGGTGGTCAGCCGCATCGCCGGCTCCACGCTGGTGCCCGACGTGGTGGGCGAGATGTCCCTCGAGCGCGCCAACGGCTGGCTGTACGGCTCGGCGACGCTCATGAACGGCGTGCTGGCCGGACCGCTGGCCGGTGCACTGTTCGCCGTGGCCGCCGGGGCGCCGTTCCTCGTCGCGGCCGTGGCCATGGTGGCCGGCGCGGCGCTGCTGGCGGTCCTCCCGGGTCGCTACCCGGCCCCGGCCCGTCCCCGGCCGGAAGGGGGCCCGGGGCGGCTGCAGGTGGCGCTCGGGGAGGTCGGCGAGGCGTTCGGGTGGCTGGCGCGGCAGCGGATGCTGCGCACCATGGCCCTGCTCATCGGCCTGCTCAACCTCACCTACTACGCGGCGCTCGCGCTGCTGGTGCTCGTGGCGCAGCAGCGCCTCGGCCTGGGACCGGTCGGCTACGGGGTGCTGCTGGGCTGCATGGCCGTCGGCGGCCTCGCCGGCGCCGCCGCCGGTGACCGGATCATCGCCTGGGCCACCCCCACCTGGACCATCCGCATCGGCCTGCTCGTCGAGGCGTGCCTGCACCTCGTGCTCGCCGCGTCGACCAGCGCCGTGCTGGTGGGGGTGGTGCTCGTGGTCTTCGGCGTGCACGGGTCGCTCTGGGGCATCGTCGCCACGTCGCTGCGACAGCGCCTCACCCCGCCGGAGATGCTCGGCCGGGTGGGCAGCGCCACCCTCTTCGTCTCCGCCGGCGGCAACTTCCTCGGCGCCCTGCTGGGCGGGGCGCTGGCGTCCGCCGCCGGCCTCACCGCGCCGTACTGGGTGGGCTTCGGGCTGGCGCTCGCAGTGAGCGCCAGCACCTGGCACGTCTTCTCCCGCGCCTCCGTGGCGCAGGCCTACGCGCCCGGCCGCTCCGCCTGA